AACCTCAAAAACTTGTAGTCATCTTGTTACATGGtcattctatttttaaaagtgttaatAGCTGTCAGTTCTACCTGTCAGGGATATCACACCGAATGCCCCCAATCCCCGCTTTTATACAAAGCCATAGACAAAAGCAAGCAGCCTTTGAGTAACAGCTTACCAATTAGAAAATTCCAGAGGTGACCGCGTTACTAATAGTGTATCGCTACTGTAATATTACAATAGTCACCTTCATCCTCCAGTAAAACCTATAACTAGGTATTGCAGTTATTTCTATCAGACGTAAAATACTTCtccaaatacattattttgGGATACATAACACCACCCatccttaaaataaacatatggTGGAAATTAATATATGTGTATACTTCAGAGGTTTATTACAGAGCCACAACACTTCTCAGAAGTCCTTCACAAGCAGCAACATAACACTGTTTGTAAAATGCATTGTCCTGCTTTAGGAAGCTAAGGCTGAAATCCTAAACTTCAGCTGAAGTTCGTGGAAATTTTGCCGTTTATCTCAACAGAACCAGGATTTCAACCTGCGAATAGGAAGGACTTTCGTTATTACTGACGCTACCACAAAAATACCACCAATTCTTTCAACCTGCTGTGATGGGAAGAGTTTAAACTTAAGTATCATAATACCAAGCATCCTCCCAATTCTTCCTTCTTGAAAATACAGCAAGCATGCAGTTTAACAGGCAACGCTTCTGGCACAGCCTCAGACTGTTCTCTGACATATTCTGCCTCGCAACATAGTAAATGACATAGTTACGGcggttacttttttttttacttgtccAGCAGTAAAATTTAGTAACAAAACCACCCCCACAATCCCAAATACAAATCTAGAATACTGCCATTTTTGACTTGCCACAGAAATTCAGGAAAGCGTCATGGAAGTAATATCCCAGTATTCACCTCAAATGCAAATAGCTGAGTATTAACATCAGTGGCATTCTTCTTAATTGGCAGCAGCATTGCACCACAGATTTCAGACTAACCGTTAGCAAAAGCAAATAAGGGGACCCACTGAATCAGCTAGATCAGAACTCCTTCCTAGGGTCACACCGAGGGCACCGGTATCTGCTTAGTCGAAGCACTGTCATAGTCTCGCACCAAGTCATTGGTGGTGTGATAATGCATGGCAATGTAGGATTTGGTGAACCCGAAAGTCGAGTTCACCGGCTGTAAGCTGTTTGGGGTGCTCACTTCCGGGGAAGGGCTGCTGTTATAGATACTGTAATAGGGCTCAATTCGGGTGTTCATGGGGGTTGAGCTGCTCTGTGCATAGTGCTGAGGCCCGACAGAAGCCTTGGGACTCAGCACGCTTTCCTTGGAGTGACTAGGACCACAGGCTTGGTCCACAAActttttctggggttttggaGACAACATGTATGCTGAATTGGTCTCGTGGTGGGATGACTTGTTCCTGTTGACTTCCAGGCTGCCTTTGCCCATGGCCCGAAGCCTTGTCTTCTGCTTGCAACAGAAAAAGACAAGGGCAATGTACTGCAGGCACCAGAGGACTCGTCTCCGAAGTCCGGCACTGTTACGGGAATATATAAAAGGATTTAATccagatttgaaaaaaatgagagtAAATCCACACAGCTCAAACTGGTAGAGAACAAAGCCACCACTGCTGGACAGTATGTCCTGCACCAAAGAGATACCCAGGGGCAGGCAGCAAACCAAGACGGAGAGCACAATGACGACGCATGTCACTACTGCCCTGGAGTCTTTGGCTGTGGACAGGTTGACCGCCGACACCAGTTGGAGCCGGCCGGCAGCAGTGGCCGGCAGCTGGCCAAGGTGCTTGGCATAGCCATGTGTCTGGATGTGCTGCGGTTTGCTGTAGCTCTGGTTCCTGTACAAGGCGGGCATGGTGCTCTGCATGccctccccggccccggcggccggAGGCCCCACAAAGGGCTGTGGTCTGGAGGTGTCCACGGCCACCACGGGTGGGCATTTCCTTGCCTGGGCGTTCCTCCGCAGGGCCTGGGCGATCATGACGTAGGAGACGGACACCACGGCCACGCAGCAGATGAAGTCGGTGACGTAGAGATAGAGGATGATCTTCCCCTCGCCACTGGCAAAGCTGGACATGGGCAGGCAGAGGCGGGAGCCGCGGGTTTTCAGGGTGGCCAGGGTGGCCAGGGTGAAGCTGGTGGCCCACAGGAGCAGGGTGAGGAGAAgggtgcaggggaaggaggcCATGCGGTGCGgctgcttccccagcaccaTGCGCAGCCGGTGCAGGGCAATGACCGCCACCGTCTTGAGCGACATGATGATGAAGCCGGAGCTAGTGAGGTGGAAGGTGAAGCAGAAGGCGCCCGGGACGCCTCGAGACGAGTCAAAGAAGAGGACGAAGGCAAACATGGGGGCGGCCACCCCACAGATGAAGAGGTCACAGAAGGAGAGGTTGAGGATCATGAAGTCGAAGTTGGTCCTGAATTTCCTGAGAGCAGGGTCGAAGAAGGAGAGGAGGACGATGAGGTTGCCGTAGGAGCCCAGGCAGAAGACAAGGGCTAGGAGGGAGGCGCAGGCCGCCAGGGTGGCGGGGTGGGTGCCCGCCTCCCTCAGCTCCCCGGGGCCGCCGGCCGCGCTGCCGTTCCCGCCCAGCGGCAGCAGCGCGGTGCCGGGGGGCTCCTCCTCGCCCCCCGCCGGCAGCCGCCCCGAGGCGTTCATCTCCGCCCGCCGCCTCACGGCGGCtgcggccccgcggcgggggcggccgcgcTCCCTCCCGCACCCCCTTCCCGCCCTCCGCCACGCAcacggccccgccgccgccgccgctccctcAGGGCTGCCCCCGACAtggcgccgcccgccccgccatggcgcccgcccgcccgccgcagcGCCCGGCCCCTTTCCCGCCTCCAGCCCCGCAACCTCCGCCGCGGCGCTGGCGGCTGAAGTCACGGCCGAGGTGTGGCTGCGGGGCCAGACCCGCGGGGGGCCCCCCGCAcggccctccccgccccgcctcgGGGGCAGCGGTGCTGCAGCCGCCAGGCAGGAGGCGCTTGCTAGGGCGCAGGCTGGTGCGTCGAGGGGATGCTCACAGGGGGCACGCACCCCCCCGGCCTTCCTAAATCGCCTCGGGGGCTGCCCTTGCCTTTCCAGCAGCGGCAGAAACCCTGACTGCCAGTTGCACGGACTTGCACGCACTTGCACTGTCCCTGCAAGCGGCTGCTTTGATGCGAGGTGCTGTACCAAGGTAGACTGTGGCTGTGACCTGTTCCTTCCCGAGGTTCCCACCAAGTCTCTCCCCATTAACTTCTATCAGCTGACAAAGTGTCCCAGGCCCCGTCCAGCCTCATACAGAAGCAGCACCAGGAGCCCTTCCTCCGCCACGGGGCACCCACAGCACCAACcgagggacaggcagggcagagctggctgcagggccagggccagAGCAGAGCCTGAGCCCTGGAGCTTTCATAAAGCAGAGAAGTCAGATAAGATAAGGCAGCTGGAGGTTTTGCTACAAGTCATGTCACAACCATGCCCTTACAAGG
This Phalacrocorax aristotelis chromosome 3, bGulAri2.1, whole genome shotgun sequence DNA region includes the following protein-coding sequences:
- the GPR75 gene encoding putative G-protein coupled receptor 75, whose amino-acid sequence is MNASGRLPAGGEEEPPGTALLPLGGNGSAAGGPGELREAGTHPATLAACASLLALVFCLGSYGNLIVLLSFFDPALRKFRTNFDFMILNLSFCDLFICGVAAPMFAFVLFFDSSRGVPGAFCFTFHLTSSGFIIMSLKTVAVIALHRLRMVLGKQPHRMASFPCTLLLTLLLWATSFTLATLATLKTRGSRLCLPMSSFASGEGKIILYLYVTDFICCVAVVSVSYVMIAQALRRNAQARKCPPVVAVDTSRPQPFVGPPAAGAGEGMQSTMPALYRNQSYSKPQHIQTHGYAKHLGQLPATAAGRLQLVSAVNLSTAKDSRAVVTCVVIVLSVLVCCLPLGISLVQDILSSSGGFVLYQFELCGFTLIFFKSGLNPFIYSRNSAGLRRRVLWCLQYIALVFFCCKQKTRLRAMGKGSLEVNRNKSSHHETNSAYMLSPKPQKKFVDQACGPSHSKESVLSPKASVGPQHYAQSSSTPMNTRIEPYYSIYNSSPSPEVSTPNSLQPVNSTFGFTKSYIAMHYHTTNDLVRDYDSASTKQIPVPSV